Proteins co-encoded in one Listeria ivanovii subsp. ivanovii genomic window:
- a CDS encoding FtsX-like permease family protein — protein MKRTALWKDIFREIWRSKSRFISIFMLIMLGVAFFSGLKATGPDMLLTADNYFNKYELANFRVQSTYAIDKTDKQALESIAGIEKVELGYTADTLMKDKNIVTKLYSTSDKDTLNKYKIVSGHLPEKSGEIALDNNKTIHENVKLGDKVTFVKSDGAELKGTLNKSTYKVVGFVQSPSYIQKAERGSSTVGKGKTDAFGVIPAQDFDLPEYTVANMTFQNLASKKAFTDEYISTEEKDKASIEKAIKDQPANRLVKIKQTEQKKLDDATKEIKEARVGLQGNEAKLADAKAQIDSGFTEYITAKASYEAKIKQGEAEIVAGEQDLAKAKTKLDAAKVQIADGEEALLQAEEELKENQAMWEENNNLLNSVNGYLRNARSTLENALSQPDLTNYELDRTSITNSFNLIATELDFSKSEKAEYKESLDSLMYDYENGDITDAEIRSNLNAALEQVANAEQEYQVARTALDEGRRQLDQGAKTLTQKKQELLAAKAAYQTGVAQYQTGMKKLASAKNELASGKETGRVELQNVLIKLNTAEVEYEKNLSLFTTEKKKAENKLSKAEKDVQIGQEKLDALKSPKYYVLDRNDHPGYSEYKENADRLTSLSTAFPIFFFLIAALVCLTTMTRMVEEQRTQIGTLKAFGYSNGSIILKYLVYGSIASILGSVLGVLIGFQFFPNIIFNAYKSMYELPSVDIAFYWSYSLLALLVALLCTTFTAYVACRAELRANSAALMRPKAPKVGKRIFLERINFIWKRMNFTSKVTARNLFRYKQRMLMTVLGVAGCTALIMTGFGLRNSISDIATMQYGEIMKYDAAVYQDMSAPKTAKENYKKLLDDPNVDSKLPIAQTNMDAVKSSQSAQAMSIIVPKNLNELPDYIVLRDRASHTTEKLTDDGAIISEKLAKLYDIKPDDKITVKNAQNNKFTIKVSAITENYAMHYLYMTPSYYQQIFDEKPVYNLDLLMLNDTSQKTETDFAEKLVDSKSILNVTFSSNVSSMLTDTLDSLNIVIVVLITSAALLAFVVLYNLTNINVSERVRELSTIKVLGFYPKEVTMYVYRENIILTLMGIVTGFVLGFFLHRFIITTAEVDQMMFSPAIDWTSYLFSSILTLVFASVVMIVMHIKLKRIDMIEALKSVE, from the coding sequence GTGAAACGTACAGCATTATGGAAAGACATCTTCCGTGAAATTTGGCGTTCAAAAAGCCGTTTTATCTCGATTTTTATGTTGATTATGCTTGGAGTTGCTTTTTTCTCCGGACTTAAAGCAACAGGGCCAGATATGCTTTTGACAGCGGATAATTATTTCAATAAATACGAATTAGCTAACTTTCGCGTACAATCAACATATGCTATAGATAAAACCGACAAACAAGCATTAGAATCAATTGCCGGAATTGAAAAAGTAGAACTCGGTTATACCGCGGATACACTAATGAAAGACAAAAATATTGTTACTAAATTGTATTCCACATCAGATAAAGATACATTAAATAAATACAAAATAGTAAGCGGACATTTACCAGAGAAATCAGGAGAAATCGCGCTTGATAATAATAAAACGATTCATGAAAACGTTAAATTAGGCGATAAAGTTACTTTTGTAAAAAGTGATGGGGCTGAGTTAAAAGGTACATTAAATAAATCCACTTATAAAGTAGTTGGATTTGTCCAGTCGCCTTCTTACATTCAAAAAGCCGAACGTGGCTCAAGTACTGTTGGTAAAGGGAAAACGGATGCCTTTGGAGTTATCCCAGCACAAGATTTTGATTTACCAGAATATACAGTAGCAAATATGACATTCCAAAATTTAGCTTCCAAAAAAGCTTTCACTGATGAATATATTTCCACGGAAGAAAAAGATAAAGCAAGTATTGAAAAGGCTATCAAAGATCAACCAGCAAATCGTTTGGTAAAAATCAAACAAACAGAACAAAAAAAGCTTGACGACGCAACAAAAGAAATCAAAGAAGCAAGGGTCGGGCTGCAGGGAAATGAAGCCAAACTAGCAGATGCAAAAGCACAAATTGACTCGGGGTTTACCGAATATATTACTGCTAAAGCAAGCTATGAAGCAAAAATCAAGCAAGGTGAGGCAGAGATTGTTGCAGGTGAACAAGATCTTGCAAAAGCTAAAACGAAACTTGATGCTGCTAAGGTTCAAATTGCGGATGGAGAAGAAGCACTTTTACAAGCGGAAGAAGAACTGAAAGAAAATCAAGCTATGTGGGAAGAGAACAATAATCTTTTAAATAGTGTTAATGGTTATCTGAGAAATGCAAGATCGACATTAGAAAATGCGTTAAGCCAACCAGATTTAACCAATTACGAATTAGACCGAACTAGTATAACTAACTCTTTTAATCTGATAGCGACAGAATTAGATTTTTCAAAGAGCGAGAAGGCTGAGTACAAGGAAAGCTTGGATAGTCTGATGTATGACTACGAGAATGGTGACATTACGGATGCTGAAATTCGCTCTAATTTAAATGCAGCACTCGAACAAGTCGCTAACGCAGAACAAGAATATCAAGTTGCTAGAACTGCATTAGATGAAGGAAGACGTCAATTAGATCAAGGTGCTAAAACGCTTACTCAGAAAAAGCAAGAATTACTGGCAGCGAAAGCAGCTTATCAAACTGGGGTAGCACAATATCAAACAGGAATGAAAAAACTAGCTTCCGCAAAAAATGAATTGGCTTCTGGAAAAGAAACAGGGCGCGTAGAACTACAAAATGTGCTGATTAAGCTAAATACCGCAGAAGTCGAATATGAAAAAAATCTTAGCTTATTTACGACCGAGAAGAAGAAAGCAGAAAACAAACTTTCGAAGGCAGAAAAAGATGTCCAAATTGGCCAAGAGAAACTAGATGCATTAAAATCTCCCAAATATTACGTGCTAGATCGAAATGATCATCCGGGTTATAGCGAGTACAAAGAAAATGCTGACCGCTTAACTTCGCTTTCAACAGCATTTCCAATTTTCTTTTTCTTAATTGCTGCGCTCGTTTGTTTAACAACAATGACTCGAATGGTGGAAGAACAAAGAACACAGATTGGAACATTAAAAGCATTTGGCTATTCCAATGGTAGCATTATTTTAAAATACCTTGTTTACGGTTCGATTGCGAGTATCCTCGGAAGCGTACTTGGGGTCTTAATCGGCTTTCAGTTTTTCCCCAATATTATCTTCAATGCTTATAAATCAATGTATGAACTGCCGTCCGTGGATATAGCTTTTTACTGGAGTTACAGCTTATTAGCTTTACTTGTAGCACTATTATGTACTACATTTACCGCATATGTTGCTTGTCGTGCGGAACTTCGAGCAAATTCAGCCGCATTAATGCGACCAAAAGCACCAAAAGTGGGCAAAAGAATTTTCTTAGAGCGAATTAATTTTATTTGGAAACGAATGAATTTTACAAGTAAAGTAACTGCTCGAAATCTTTTCCGTTACAAACAGCGGATGTTAATGACTGTTCTTGGTGTTGCAGGTTGTACGGCTTTGATTATGACAGGTTTTGGTCTTAGAAACTCGATTAGTGATATTGCAACGATGCAGTACGGAGAAATCATGAAGTATGATGCGGCAGTTTATCAAGATATGAGTGCGCCAAAAACTGCCAAAGAAAACTATAAAAAACTTCTAGATGACCCGAATGTGGATAGCAAACTACCAATCGCCCAAACGAATATGGATGCTGTCAAGTCTAGTCAATCAGCGCAAGCAATGTCGATTATTGTCCCTAAAAACTTAAATGAATTACCAGATTATATCGTCCTTCGCGATCGGGCAAGTCATACGACCGAAAAACTCACCGATGACGGGGCAATCATTAGTGAAAAACTGGCTAAATTATATGACATAAAACCAGACGATAAAATCACTGTCAAAAATGCCCAAAATAATAAATTTACTATTAAAGTTAGTGCTATCACCGAAAACTACGCAATGCATTATCTTTACATGACACCAAGTTATTATCAGCAAATTTTTGATGAAAAACCTGTTTATAATTTAGACTTGCTAATGCTAAATGATACTTCGCAAAAGACAGAAACTGACTTTGCAGAAAAACTAGTAGATAGTAAATCAATTTTAAATGTTACCTTCTCGAGTAATGTAAGTTCGATGTTGACGGATACATTGGATAGTTTAAATATTGTTATTGTCGTACTAATCACCTCAGCTGCACTACTTGCTTTTGTAGTGTTATATAATTTAACAAACATCAACGTATCTGAGCGTGTTCGAGAATTGTCTACTATTAAAGTACTCGGCTTTTATCCAAAAGAAGTCACGATGTATGTTTATCGGGAAAATATTATTTTGACCTTAATGGGAATTGTCACAGGATTTGTGCTCGGCTTTTTCTTACATCGCTTCATTATTACGACCGCAGAAGTCGACCAAATGATGTTCAGTCCAGCAATTGATTGGACGAGCTATCTTTTTTCCAGTATTCTCACTTTAGTATTCGCCTCTGTGGTTATGATTGTCATGCATATCAAATTAAAACGAATTGATATGATTGAAGCCCTTAAATCAGTGGAATAA
- a CDS encoding MarR family winged helix-turn-helix transcriptional regulator — protein sequence MEKQKVKQLIHSYQQTYIFALNQIHQAISELSTNTADISIEQFFVLREIAENDGISASDLALCLLVNKSAVTPKLKKLEEKSYIRREKNERDKRAIVLTITKKGKEIYQECEQKLESLVNEWLEILGEKDSEQFLMLYEKITKSVIQARR from the coding sequence TTGGAAAAACAAAAAGTAAAACAGCTGATTCATAGTTATCAACAAACCTACATATTTGCGTTAAATCAAATCCATCAAGCTATATCAGAACTTTCCACCAATACGGCAGATATTTCGATTGAACAGTTTTTCGTTTTACGAGAGATTGCCGAGAACGATGGAATTAGCGCTAGCGATTTAGCTTTATGCTTGCTTGTAAATAAAAGCGCCGTCACACCAAAGCTCAAAAAACTAGAAGAAAAAAGTTATATCAGACGAGAGAAAAATGAGCGAGATAAGCGAGCAATTGTTTTAACTATCACGAAAAAAGGAAAGGAAATCTATCAAGAGTGCGAACAAAAGTTAGAAAGTCTAGTCAATGAATGGTTAGAAATTTTAGGAGAAAAAGATAGCGAACAATTTTTAATGCTATATGAAAAAATCACCAAGTCAGTCATTCAAGCCAGAAGATAA
- a CDS encoding MMPL family transporter: protein MKWILKLRWAILAFWLAAAVVLMLIAPPMADLVREKGELKLPDGYPSSLATEMQKKHNPDDKGSAYIAVYTADHKLTGTELKNIEKSLDSIDADKEELHVTNVLSSFNQPELKNKFLSKDGKTMVATLTVDDSDTSVESIRTALDKKMDVQGVDTYLTGNKLIQEDVVQGSEDGLHKTEGITVVFILVVLFLVFRSAVAPFIPLITVGISYLVAQSTVAFLIDLFNFPVSTYTQIFMVCIMFGIGTDYCILLMSRFKEEMGAGLNPQEAVHATYRTAGKTVIYSGVAVLVAFTSLYFVQFDLYRSAVAVGVGIIVLLASLYTLVPFFMSTLGTHLFWPLNKNISHKENKIWGAAGKFTFRRPWIALLIVAAITLPPILLHTGTESFNSLDEISDKYPSKKGFEIVSDSFGAGQVAPTQIFIENDDDMRTTDYIAQIEKISADLSHLKGVDMVMSASRPAGKRVADIYINNQAGQVNDGVDQATDGVGQVKEGLNSASSELKKSEPALDQAVQGVSDLQKGTVATQQGLTQLQSALTQIQTGIESGASGAGDLKQGVAEARSQLTTLQNGEAQIQAGYVEIQKNLQNVADQLKSFENPNSQAIDTSKLEAQFKKIGDSFQTFAVAHPEVRSDPKFQQLAADIQGLQTAGTELKTAAGKQMAALQSKMTELNQGIQQLATAMNQLNEESKQISTGLDAFNSGLGQIETGLDQLEQGLNQAADGQSQVVAKMPEISSALSQIAAGQGALKDGFSGISGQMGELTNGLTSGADGLGKVQNGLNTANGLINDWSKVPYASSGIYVPEELLQNKDFQKVLDQYISDDGKLATINVVLTKNPYSNAAMDSIDDINDQLDASMKGTKLENAKIGIGGMTSTNYDTRDMSTADYHLVLVIVLASVFVTLVIVLRSLVMPLYLIASLVLTYFAALGFAEIIFMRILGYSGLTWATPFFGFVVLVALGIDYSIFLMSRFNEYNGLSVRERMIKAMKNMGGVIFSAVIILGGTFAAMMPAGVLSLLEIATVVLIGLILYAVVILPLFVPVMVKLFGRGNWWPFITRKGDHQENVPPKK, encoded by the coding sequence ATGAAATGGATTTTAAAATTACGCTGGGCTATATTAGCTTTTTGGCTCGCAGCAGCAGTTGTATTAATGCTAATTGCGCCGCCCATGGCAGATCTTGTGCGCGAAAAAGGGGAACTTAAATTACCGGATGGCTATCCGTCCTCGCTTGCTACAGAAATGCAAAAGAAACATAATCCGGATGACAAAGGTTCCGCTTATATTGCTGTTTACACAGCGGACCACAAATTAACTGGAACAGAATTAAAAAACATCGAAAAATCACTGGATTCCATTGATGCAGATAAAGAGGAACTTCATGTAACCAATGTATTATCAAGCTTTAACCAGCCCGAATTAAAAAATAAATTCCTCTCTAAAGATGGGAAAACAATGGTAGCTACTTTAACAGTAGACGATTCAGACACTTCTGTTGAAAGTATTCGTACCGCTCTAGATAAAAAAATGGATGTCCAAGGAGTAGATACCTATTTAACTGGAAATAAACTAATACAAGAAGATGTTGTCCAAGGTTCCGAAGATGGTTTACATAAAACGGAAGGAATTACGGTCGTCTTTATTCTCGTCGTATTATTCCTTGTATTCCGCTCGGCTGTAGCGCCATTTATTCCGCTAATTACAGTTGGGATAAGTTATCTCGTTGCGCAAAGTACGGTAGCCTTTTTAATAGATCTCTTTAATTTTCCAGTTTCCACTTATACGCAGATATTTATGGTCTGTATCATGTTTGGGATAGGAACCGATTATTGTATACTCTTGATGAGTCGATTTAAAGAAGAAATGGGCGCTGGGCTAAATCCACAAGAAGCTGTTCATGCAACGTATCGTACGGCAGGGAAAACGGTTATTTATAGTGGTGTTGCAGTTCTAGTTGCATTCACATCGCTTTATTTCGTTCAATTTGACTTATATCGTTCCGCAGTAGCAGTAGGTGTCGGAATTATTGTCTTACTTGCTTCACTTTATACACTAGTACCATTTTTCATGAGTACGCTTGGAACACATTTGTTCTGGCCACTAAATAAAAATATTAGCCACAAAGAAAATAAAATATGGGGAGCTGCTGGTAAATTCACCTTTAGAAGACCATGGATTGCGTTACTCATAGTTGCTGCCATTACATTACCACCAATTTTACTTCATACTGGAACAGAATCATTTAACTCACTCGATGAAATTAGCGATAAATATCCATCAAAAAAAGGATTTGAAATCGTTTCGGATAGTTTTGGAGCTGGTCAAGTAGCACCAACACAAATCTTTATCGAAAATGATGATGATATGCGAACCACTGACTATATCGCGCAAATCGAAAAAATTTCTGCTGATTTATCCCACTTAAAAGGTGTAGATATGGTCATGAGTGCTTCACGGCCAGCCGGGAAACGCGTGGCTGATATTTATATTAACAATCAAGCTGGCCAAGTAAATGATGGGGTTGATCAAGCAACAGATGGTGTTGGTCAAGTTAAAGAAGGACTTAATTCTGCTAGTTCTGAATTAAAAAAATCAGAACCAGCACTCGACCAAGCTGTCCAAGGTGTTAGTGATTTACAAAAAGGAACCGTCGCTACACAACAAGGTCTCACTCAACTTCAAAGTGCCCTTACGCAAATCCAAACAGGTATTGAAAGTGGTGCAAGTGGAGCCGGTGATTTAAAACAAGGCGTGGCTGAAGCAAGATCGCAACTCACTACTTTACAAAACGGCGAAGCGCAAATTCAAGCTGGCTACGTCGAAATTCAAAAAAATCTCCAAAATGTAGCAGATCAACTAAAAAGTTTTGAAAATCCTAATTCACAAGCAATTGATACATCTAAATTAGAAGCACAGTTCAAAAAAATTGGCGATTCATTCCAAACTTTTGCAGTTGCACATCCAGAAGTTAGAAGTGACCCTAAGTTCCAGCAATTAGCGGCTGATATTCAAGGGCTACAAACAGCAGGAACCGAGCTTAAAACAGCTGCAGGAAAACAAATGGCAGCATTACAATCAAAAATGACCGAATTGAACCAAGGAATTCAACAACTTGCTACTGCAATGAATCAATTAAATGAAGAATCCAAACAAATTTCGACAGGGCTTGACGCATTTAATTCTGGACTTGGTCAAATCGAAACGGGACTTGATCAATTAGAGCAAGGCTTAAATCAAGCTGCAGATGGTCAAAGCCAAGTAGTTGCTAAAATGCCAGAAATATCGAGTGCCTTATCACAAATTGCAGCAGGACAGGGAGCACTTAAAGATGGCTTTTCTGGAATTAGTGGTCAAATGGGTGAACTTACCAATGGCTTAACTTCTGGAGCAGATGGTTTAGGCAAAGTACAAAATGGTCTAAACACAGCTAACGGTCTTATCAACGACTGGTCTAAAGTTCCATATGCTAGTTCTGGAATCTATGTACCAGAAGAATTGCTTCAAAATAAAGATTTCCAAAAAGTATTAGATCAATACATTTCCGATGATGGAAAACTAGCAACAATCAATGTGGTGTTGACAAAAAACCCTTACTCTAACGCAGCCATGGATTCGATTGATGACATCAATGACCAGTTAGATGCAAGTATGAAAGGAACTAAATTAGAGAATGCTAAGATTGGAATTGGTGGAATGACGAGCACCAACTACGATACACGTGACATGTCTACTGCTGACTATCACTTAGTACTCGTTATCGTTTTAGCAAGCGTATTTGTGACTCTCGTGATTGTATTACGTTCACTAGTAATGCCACTTTACTTAATTGCCTCACTCGTACTAACTTATTTCGCTGCACTTGGGTTTGCAGAAATCATTTTCATGAGAATTCTCGGCTATAGTGGCTTAACATGGGCAACTCCATTCTTTGGATTCGTGGTGCTCGTCGCACTTGGGATTGATTATTCGATCTTCCTCATGTCACGATTTAACG